One Ranitomeya variabilis isolate aRanVar5 chromosome 4, aRanVar5.hap1, whole genome shotgun sequence genomic window, AATCATTCATAGTCTAGTTTTGTATTTTTTAGAAGATTTTAAATTCTTTCCCTTGTAGTAATAGAGTTTTTGACGAGGATTTTCAAGAAGATGCCATTCTTTTCGGGCAGCTCAATTGATTACAGTTTTTAATCACCaaaacttactttttttttttaattccaattTGTCCTAATTCCCGAGAAACACTTAAAtgcttcactttaaaaaaaaaaaaaaaaaaaaaaaaaaaagaaaaagtgacttATGGTGATCCTAGCATATAGCGCATTTTAGAACTACATTAGTCACTAAAGTAGGTTTTTTGGAAGTTTGTAAAATTGCTAATAAACTTTAAAAACCGAAAAACATCCTAAAAATGCCTAAACAAAGATGACACATGgcaattatttatttacttattgctGTTGTTATCCATTTTAAGAGCAAATTATTTAAGATTTTGAAACTATAGATCTCTCCATTTTTCctgtaaaattattatttttttttttaagatggtgCACAAAACAAATCGACCCAAATTTACCATATAAAATGAGTTACAAAAGAACTGCCTTTGGAATCGCTCGAATAAACACAaacattccaaagttattaccatgTAAAATAACTTGtgctagatttaaaaaaaaaacaaaaaaatcgttAATAGaataatataaaatacattttGTTTTGTTCTTGGCAGATGACTCTACTATGAACTTGGAGGAACAGTTTATATATTCAGATTTTAAAGCAGGTGATCCTGGTATTGCACAAAATACATATGACGAACATGCTAATATCCCACATATCCACTCTCCACTTCTCAGTGAAGAACTATCATCTGAGCCTTATGAACGGATCCTTACTACTCCTCCATCGCAGACTGTTAAAGAAATTCAATTTCACCATAGTGGTGATAAATATCACATATCTCACATTAGAGAGAAGTCATTTATAtgtccagaatgtggaaaatgttttggtcATAAATCTGATTTCACTAAACATTTTAGAATTCATACAGGTGAGAAGCCGTtctcatgttcagtatgtgggaaaagttttaagcAGAGAGcacatcttgttaaacatcagagaagtcacacgttGGAGAGGTCGTATGTATGTtcaaaatgtggaaaatgttttaaccagaaatccgaTCTTGttggacatcagagaattcacaccggggagaagccattctcatgttcggaatgtgggaaatgttttacaattaAGTCCAATCTCATGAAACATGAGCggtgtcacacaggggagaagccattcacGTGTACGGTATGTTGGAAAGCTTTTACGGAGCAATCAAGTCTTGTGGAACATTTCagaattcacactggggagaagccgttttcatgtgcaGTATGTGGGAAATATTTCAACCAGAGATCACATGttcttacacatcagagaattcacacaggggagaggccgtattcatgttcagaatgtgggaaatcttttatgcGGAAATCAAACCTTGATGATCATCAAaagactcacacaggagagaagccatattcctgttctgaatgtgggaaaaatttttcccGGAAATCGCATCTTCTCAAGCATCAAGTAATTCACTCAGGGGTGAAGGtatattcatgttctgaatgtgggaaaaatTACGCCCGGAAACCAAATCTTCTAAAGCATCAAGAAACTCATGAAATGAAATAAAAATATTCtttatgtattttattattgttttattgacACAAAGTACAAGACAGAATACAACAGTGGTATCAAAATACAGCCAAATGTCATACTAGAGAAAATATAAGCAAgttggacattaaccccttcacgacatgcgccgtactagtacagtacatgttgtctctccctttgatgtgggctccggcgctgagcccacacctttcctggcacatgtgagctgttttgaacagatgaaatttgcccctaacagccacgagtggaatcgcga contains:
- the LOC143769490 gene encoding uncharacterized protein LOC143769490 codes for the protein MDRDRDGKMAERIVHLALEILLRITGEDYTVVKKTSSDRCHAPVSEEWEGNTSPIPGPPPHPRIHEDINDQKILELTYKMIELLTGEVPIRCQDFTVHFSMEEWEYLEGHKDRYKDVMMEDHQHRTSPDLSSKRTTLEKCPRPFIPLDHQHFNQDEDLNHSNFPDIIKIEELDVWGDEWCKEEIPTDNRSDDSTMNLEEQFIYSDFKAGDPGIAQNTYDEHANIPHIHSPLLSEELSSEPYERILTTPPSQTVKEIQFHHSGDKYHISHIREKSFICPECGKCFGHKSDFTKHFRIHTGEKPFSCSVCGKSFKQRAHLVKHQRSHTLERSYVCSKCGKCFNQKSDLVGHQRIHTGEKPFSCSECGKCFTIKSNLMKHERCHTGEKPFTCTVCWKAFTEQSSLVEHFRIHTGEKPFSCAVCGKYFNQRSHVLTHQRIHTGERPYSCSECGKSFMRKSNLDDHQKTHTGEKPYSCSECGKNFSRKSHLLKHQVIHSGVKVYSCSECGKNYARKPNLLKHQETHEMK